In Malus sylvestris chromosome 15, drMalSylv7.2, whole genome shotgun sequence, a single genomic region encodes these proteins:
- the LOC126601187 gene encoding uncharacterized protein LOC126601187: protein MDSLKKREKKNLLTTKEQACTRQFCFFCTMKEPNSFKRRAGTSACFKELPHKEDQGNVLVLSSLWNVAMAHPEDPEFPSLGIFECMVRFIHKGINNKSNTWLQRDQNIYIPYYAAHVIGSYTMNKAEFAEKAVASGVIPPLLELLRGKMSWVEQRVAVRALGHLASYESTFEAVAEYEEEVVRLAMKLASTCLDAVYVSFVGVKDERKRQKYHCDLLTRGVGGFEMENRKAEEWASQLQCWCLYILNCFACKERSLNLICNGDFLKQLCGMWGGLVNQSSPAGVGLVRILCYGKYGRKKIAESKEAIESLCNLSRSSDDWQYMGIDCLLLLLKDPNTRYKVINMAASFLIDLVELKSLGDRSNVGEAITKALLLNKLNKNRRIEKYLEEVWNLKVERRRKERVLSQEKNEESRVLVDLIKQEANHMVCMGEIEGAIIKYSEALEMCPLGLRKDRMVLYSNRAQCQLLIGKANAAIRDSTRALCLSSPVNSHSRSLWRRSQAYDMKGLAKESMMDCLMFINGCIKSGSRKRVKVPYYAARMINKQMDATWLFATARSKMATSDDQDFQAMKEVQVSEGRVNLYESGNYKQDYHDEMRRIMMEKKGLSTILEEPLIQPEEESRRKMERTKKM from the exons ATGGATTCCCTGAAGAAAAGGGAGAAGAAAAACCTGCTCACCACAAAAGAGCAGGCTTGCACTAGACAGTTTTGCTTCTTTTGTACCATGAAAGAGCCAAACTCCTTCAAGAGAAGAGCTGGAACATCAGCCTGTTTCAAGGAACTACCTCACaaggaagaccaaggaaatGTTCTAGTGCTAAGCAGCCTATGGAATGTTGCTATGGCTCACCCTGAAGACCCAGAGTTCCCATCCCTTGGAATCTTTGAGTGCATGGTACGGTTTATCCACAAAGGCATCAACAACAAGAGTAATACTTGGCTTCAGAGGGACCAAAACATCTACATCCCTTACTATGCAGCTCATGTCATTGGTTCTTACACCATGAACAAGGCTGAGTTCGCTGAAAAGGCAGTGGCATCAGGCGTGATTCCACCGCTTTTGGAGCTCCTCAGAGGGAAGATGAGTTGGGTCGAGCAAAGAGTTGCGGTTCGAGCGCTAGGTCATCTTGCAAGCTACGAGAGTACATTCGAAGCTGTGGCGGAGTACGAAGAAGAGGTGGTGAGATTAGCCATGAAATTAGCCTCTACATGTCTTGATGCGGTGTATGTTAGTTTTGTGGGggtgaaagatgagagaaaaagaCAGAAATACCATTGTGATTTGCTCACAAGAGGTGTTGGGGGATTTGAAATGGAGAACCGCAAGGCAGAAGAATGGGCTAGTCAGCTTCAGTGTTGGTGTCTCTATATCCTAAATTGTTTTGCTTGCAAAGAGAGGTCTTTGAATCTCATTTGTAATGGGGATTTTTTGAAACAATTGTGTGGAATGTGGGGTGGATTAGTCAATCAATCTTCACCAGCTGGCGTTGGACTTGTTAGGATTTTGTGCTATGGTAAATatggaaggaaaaaaattgCTGAATCAAAGGAAGCTATTGAGAGCCTGTGTAATCTCTCAAGGTCTTCAGATGATTGGCAGTACATGGGGATCGACTGCCTCTTGTTGCTTCTCAAAGACCCGAATACGAGGTACAAAGTTATTAATATGGCCGCCTCGTTTCTTATAGATTTGGTTGAACTCAAAAGCCTTGGAGATAGATCAAACGTTGGTGAAGCAATCACAAAAGCACTTCTTCTAAACAAGTTGAACAAGAACAGAAgaattgaaaaatatttggAAGAGGTTTGGAATTTGAAGGTAgagaggagaaggaaggagagagtGTTGTCTCaagaaaaaaatgaggaaaGTAGGGTTTTGGTGGATTTAATTAAACAAGAAGCAAATCATATGGTTTGTATGGGAGAAATAGAGGGAGCTATAATTAAGTATTCTGAAGCATTAGAAATGTGCCCATTAGGGTTGAGAAAAGATAGAATGGTGCTTTATAGCAATAGAGCTCAGTGTCAGTTGCttattggaaaagcaaatgccgcCATTAGAGACTCGACAAGAGCTCTCTGCTTGTCGAGTCCGGTGAATTCTCACAGCAGAAGTCTTTGGAGAAGATCACAGGCTTATGACATGAAAGGATTGGCCAAAGAAAGCATGATGGACTGTTTGATGTTCATCAATGGCTGCATCAAGTCTGGGAGCAGAAAACGGGTGAAGGTTCCATACTATGCCGCACGTATGATCAACAAACAGATGGACGCCACTTGGCTCTTCGCCACTGCCAGGTCAAAGATGGCAACAAGTGATGATCAAGACTTTCAAGCGATGAAAGAAGTACAAGTGTCGGAAGGTAGGGTTAACTTATACGAGAGTGGCAACTACAAGCAAGATTACCATGATGAAATGAGGAGAATTATGATGGAGAAGAAAG GTCTGTCCACCATTTTAGAAGAACCTTTAATTCAACCAGAGGAAGAGAGTAGGAGAAAGATGGAAAGGACGAAAAAGATGTAA
- the LOC126601197 gene encoding uncharacterized protein LOC126601197 gives MERKQGFFSALKEEVTRGLSPGRSRAKSPARSGSPMSGLLRRRRNHHVAQPEPLMILRSGNLRPTEALSPLKEGPDGTDGGDSRMEGKWGHWMKGQLCRAPSVSCSTYKRSDLRLLLGVLGAPLAPVHVSTTEPLPHLSIKDTPIESSSAQYILQQYTAASGGQKLQNSIHNAYAMGKVRMIASEFETANRVVRNKNSSKAADSGGFVLWQMHPDMWYVELALGGSKVHAGCNGKLVWRHTPWLGAHAAKGPVRPLRRALQGLDPRTTASMFTSSRCIGEKKINGEDCFILKLSADPLTLKARSEGPAEIIRHVLFGYFSQKTGLLVHLEDSHLTRIQNNGGDAVYWETTINSFLDDYKPVEGIMIAHSGRSVVTLFRFGETAMSHTKTRMEEAWTVEEVAFNVPGLSMDCFIPPAELRFATMSEACELPQGQTVNNTAAAAAYRAKVASFEKSHEGNASNLMWKMDV, from the exons ATGGAGAGAAAGCAGGGTTTTTTTTCGGCTTTGAAGGAGGAGGTGACGAGGGGGCTGTCGCCGGGGAGGTCGAGGGCGAAAAGTCCGGCCAGGAGTGGGTCCCCAATGTCGGGGCTGCTCAGGCGGCGGAGGAATCATCACGTGGCGCAGCCGGAGCCGTTGATGATTCTGAGATCCGGGAACTTGAGGCCCACCGAGGCGCTGTCGCCGCTGAAGGAAGGGCCCGATGGGACGGACGGTGGAGATTCGAGGATGGAGGGGAAGTGGGGCCACTGGATGAAGGGGCAGCTGTGCAGGGCGCCTTCGGTTTCGTGCTCCACCTACAAAAGGTCGGATCTGCGCCTGCTGCTTGGGGTTCTGGGTGCTCCGCTCGCCCCGGTGCACGTTAGCACCACTGAGCCTCTGCCTCACCTTAGCATCAAAGACACACCCATT GAGAGTTCATCTGCTCAGTATATATTGCAGCAGTATACAGCGGCATCAGGAGGGCAGAAGCTTCAGAACTCAATCCACAATGCTTATGCTATGGGAAAGGTGAGAATGATCGCTTCGGAGTTTGAAACGGCCAACAGGGTTGTACGGAACAAGAATTCCTCCAAAGCAGCAGACTCGGGCGGCTTTGTCCTGTGGCAGATGCATCCAGACATGTGGTATGTGGAGCTGGCACTTGGCGGCAGCAAGGTTCACGCTGGTTGCAATGGAAAGCTTGTGTGGAGGCACACGCCTTGGCTTGGTGCACATGCTGCAAAAGGGCCTGTCAGACCCTTGCGACGGGCACTTCAG GGGCTTGACCCACGAACCACTGCTAGTATGTTTACCAGCTCAAGATGCATTGGTGAAAAGAAGATAAATGGCGAGGATTGTTTCATCCTCAAGCTTTCTGCAGATCCTTTGACGCTGAAAGCCAGGAGCGAAGGGCCTGCGGAGATCATTAGGCATGTTTTATTTGGCTACTTCAGCCAGAAAACAGGGCTCCTTGTACACTTGGAAGATTCCCATTTGACCCGCATTCAGAACAACGGAGGTGATGCTGTTTACTGGGAGACCACAATCAACTCATTCCTGGATGATTACAAGCCCGTTGAGGGGATTATGATCGCTCACTCAGGACGTTCAGTAGTAACCCTATTCAGGTTTGGAGAAACTGCAATGAGCCACACCAAGACGAGGATGGAAGAAGCTTGGACAGTTGAGGAAGTGGCATTCAATGTCCCTGGCTTGTCAATGGACTGTTTCATCCCTCCTGCTGAGCTAAGATTTGCTACCATGAGTGAAGCCTGTGAGCTCCCTCAGGGTCAGACTGTAAATAACACTGCGGCAGCAGCTGCATATCGGGCGAAAGTTGCATCATTCGAGAAGTCTCATGAAGGCAATGCAAGTAATCTTATGTGGAAGATGGATGTTTGA